A single Pagrus major chromosome 19, Pma_NU_1.0 DNA region contains:
- the sh3kbp1 gene encoding SH3 domain-containing kinase-binding protein 1 isoform X2 — protein MVEAVVEFDYEAQQDDELSLTVGDIIVNIRRDDGGWWEGELGGRRGLFPDNFVREIKKEAKRDGGQASMIKSELSNGRASPVSDPGVRPGRKGEQIRKRRCKAAFSYVPQHEDELELKIGDVIEIIAEVEEGWWEGFLNGKTGMFPSNFTREILNESDMPSSDTPTSQEDLRSGRTSKDSPGSESDGGDSRSETGSGEIQPKKIRGFGFGDIFKDQPIKLRPRSMDVDSEADKASEGKAASVTPEAMKTEPDSKAKGREQCKVLFPYEAQNEDELSIKEGEIVNIITKECADAGWWMGEIGGRQGVFPDNFVKLLEAEKERPKKPPPPSAPSAKHTTEKKSEVKKVPPERPEHLPQRDQDRGEEVKVGDIPKPSLPSIFPKKPLPPKTSSSSSSSHPPRRPERPPTLACESPKSEGGASTPDSAPDRSHDADVDLDAVVASTEKLSHPTASRPRVTDRRPRSQIITPSSLSTTDLDPPAVENRKEKDISPETFSRSVDVSLRKGVPTVSVPDSKAPLPVKPSVLTPPNSSHRPSSPSSSSGLTPSPELRHSPLTPPTLEELRNQLRDLRSSVELLKSQHRQEMKQLSNALDDEKRIRIGLQMEVEQIKKSLSK, from the exons gagatAAAGAAGGAGGCGAAGAGGGATGGAGGACAGGCGAGCATGATCAAGTCTGAGCTTTCCAACGGACGGGCCAGTCCTGTGTCCGACCCTGGAGTACGACCGGGCAGGAAag GTGAACAAATCCGTAAGCGGCGGTGTAAAGCAGCGTTCAGCTACGTGCCGCAGCATGAAGATGAGCTGGAGCTGAAAATAGGAGACGTCATTGAGATCATAGCAGAG GTGGAGGAGGGCTGGTGGGAGGGATTTCTGAACGGGAAGACGGGAATGTTTCCCTCTAACTTCACTCGAGAGATCCTGAACGAGTCGGACATGCCCTCTTCAGACACGCCCACCTCGCAGGAGGATCTGCGCAGCGGCCGCACCA gtaaAGACAGCCCGGGCAGCGAAAGTGATGGAGGAGACAGTCGGTCAGAAACAGGGTCGGGAGAAATCCAGCCCAAGAAG ATCCGAGGGTTCGGTTTCGGTGACATCTTCAAAGACCAGCCCATCAAGCTCAGACCTCGATCTATGGACGTGGACTCGGAGGCGGAcaag GCCAGCGAGGGGAAAGCAGCGAGCGTCACCCCGGAAGCCATGAAGACTGAACCTGACAGCAAAGCCAAAG GGCGGGAGCAGTGTAAAGTCCTCTTTCCTTATGAAGCACAAAATGAAGACGAGCTGTCGATCAAAGAGGGAGAGATCGTCAACATAATCACAAAG GAGTGCGCTGACGCCGGCTGGTGGATGGGGGAGATCGGAGGACGGCAAGGCGTCTTCCCAGACAACTTTGTCAAGCTGCTAGAAGCGGAGAAAGAG aGACCAAAgaaacctcctcctcccagcgCGCCGTCAGCCAAACACACCACAG AGAAAAAGTCGGAGGTCAAGAAGGTTCCTCCCGAGCGACCTGAACACCTGCCTCAGAGAGACCAGGATCGAG gtgaaGAGGTGAAGGTTGGAGACATCCCCAAGCCCTCCCTCCCATCTATCTTTCCCAAGAAACCCCTCCCCCCAAAGAcaagctcctcctcctcttcctcccatcCCCCGCGGCGTCCCGAGAGACCGCCCACTCTAGC GTGTGAAAGCCCCAAGTCTGAGGGCGGGGCTTCGACACCAGATTCTGCCCCTGACAGGTCACATGACGCCG acgtgGACCTGGACGCTGTCGTCGCATCGACAGAGAAGCTGAGTCATCCGACGGCGTCGCGGCCTCGAGTCACAGACCGCCGGCCTCGCTCACAGATCATCACACCA TCTTCCCTGTCCACGACCGATCTGGACCCCCCTGCAGTGGAGAACAGGAAGGAGAAGGACATTTCTCCGGAGACTTTCTCCAGATCCGTAGACGTTTCCCTGAGAAAAGGAGTTCCCACCGTCTCT GTACCTGACAGTAAAGCACCGTTGCCCGTCAAGCCCTCTGTCCTGACCCCGCCTAACTCCAGCCATCGCCCGTCCTCCCCGTCTTCCTCCTCGGGTCTGACCCCCTCCCCCGAGCTCCGGCATTCACCTCTGACCCCCCCGACACTGGAGGAACTCAGGAACCAGCTGAGAGACCTGAGGTCCTCCGTAGAACTGCTGAAGAGCCAGCACAG GCAGGAGATGAAGCAGCTTTCAAACGCGCTGGATGACGAGAAGAGGATTCGTATCGGTTTACAG ATGGAAGTAGAGCAGATAAAGAAGAGCCTGTCGAAATGA
- the sh3kbp1 gene encoding SH3 domain-containing kinase-binding protein 1 isoform X1 — protein sequence MVEAVVEFDYEAQQDDELSLTVGDIIVNIRRDDGGWWEGELGGRRGLFPDNFVREIKKEAKRDGGQASMIKSELSNGRASPVSDPGVRPGRKGEQIRKRRCKAAFSYVPQHEDELELKIGDVIEIIAEKNTWRSGGPQVEEGWWEGFLNGKTGMFPSNFTREILNESDMPSSDTPTSQEDLRSGRTSKDSPGSESDGGDSRSETGSGEIQPKKIRGFGFGDIFKDQPIKLRPRSMDVDSEADKASEGKAASVTPEAMKTEPDSKAKGREQCKVLFPYEAQNEDELSIKEGEIVNIITKECADAGWWMGEIGGRQGVFPDNFVKLLEAEKERPKKPPPPSAPSAKHTTEKKSEVKKVPPERPEHLPQRDQDRGEEVKVGDIPKPSLPSIFPKKPLPPKTSSSSSSSHPPRRPERPPTLACESPKSEGGASTPDSAPDRSHDADVDLDAVVASTEKLSHPTASRPRVTDRRPRSQIITPSSLSTTDLDPPAVENRKEKDISPETFSRSVDVSLRKGVPTVSVPDSKAPLPVKPSVLTPPNSSHRPSSPSSSSGLTPSPELRHSPLTPPTLEELRNQLRDLRSSVELLKSQHRQEMKQLSNALDDEKRIRIGLQMEVEQIKKSLSK from the exons gagatAAAGAAGGAGGCGAAGAGGGATGGAGGACAGGCGAGCATGATCAAGTCTGAGCTTTCCAACGGACGGGCCAGTCCTGTGTCCGACCCTGGAGTACGACCGGGCAGGAAag GTGAACAAATCCGTAAGCGGCGGTGTAAAGCAGCGTTCAGCTACGTGCCGCAGCATGAAGATGAGCTGGAGCTGAAAATAGGAGACGTCATTGAGATCATAGCAGAG AAAAATACATGGCGGAGCGGTGGTCCTCAG GTGGAGGAGGGCTGGTGGGAGGGATTTCTGAACGGGAAGACGGGAATGTTTCCCTCTAACTTCACTCGAGAGATCCTGAACGAGTCGGACATGCCCTCTTCAGACACGCCCACCTCGCAGGAGGATCTGCGCAGCGGCCGCACCA gtaaAGACAGCCCGGGCAGCGAAAGTGATGGAGGAGACAGTCGGTCAGAAACAGGGTCGGGAGAAATCCAGCCCAAGAAG ATCCGAGGGTTCGGTTTCGGTGACATCTTCAAAGACCAGCCCATCAAGCTCAGACCTCGATCTATGGACGTGGACTCGGAGGCGGAcaag GCCAGCGAGGGGAAAGCAGCGAGCGTCACCCCGGAAGCCATGAAGACTGAACCTGACAGCAAAGCCAAAG GGCGGGAGCAGTGTAAAGTCCTCTTTCCTTATGAAGCACAAAATGAAGACGAGCTGTCGATCAAAGAGGGAGAGATCGTCAACATAATCACAAAG GAGTGCGCTGACGCCGGCTGGTGGATGGGGGAGATCGGAGGACGGCAAGGCGTCTTCCCAGACAACTTTGTCAAGCTGCTAGAAGCGGAGAAAGAG aGACCAAAgaaacctcctcctcccagcgCGCCGTCAGCCAAACACACCACAG AGAAAAAGTCGGAGGTCAAGAAGGTTCCTCCCGAGCGACCTGAACACCTGCCTCAGAGAGACCAGGATCGAG gtgaaGAGGTGAAGGTTGGAGACATCCCCAAGCCCTCCCTCCCATCTATCTTTCCCAAGAAACCCCTCCCCCCAAAGAcaagctcctcctcctcttcctcccatcCCCCGCGGCGTCCCGAGAGACCGCCCACTCTAGC GTGTGAAAGCCCCAAGTCTGAGGGCGGGGCTTCGACACCAGATTCTGCCCCTGACAGGTCACATGACGCCG acgtgGACCTGGACGCTGTCGTCGCATCGACAGAGAAGCTGAGTCATCCGACGGCGTCGCGGCCTCGAGTCACAGACCGCCGGCCTCGCTCACAGATCATCACACCA TCTTCCCTGTCCACGACCGATCTGGACCCCCCTGCAGTGGAGAACAGGAAGGAGAAGGACATTTCTCCGGAGACTTTCTCCAGATCCGTAGACGTTTCCCTGAGAAAAGGAGTTCCCACCGTCTCT GTACCTGACAGTAAAGCACCGTTGCCCGTCAAGCCCTCTGTCCTGACCCCGCCTAACTCCAGCCATCGCCCGTCCTCCCCGTCTTCCTCCTCGGGTCTGACCCCCTCCCCCGAGCTCCGGCATTCACCTCTGACCCCCCCGACACTGGAGGAACTCAGGAACCAGCTGAGAGACCTGAGGTCCTCCGTAGAACTGCTGAAGAGCCAGCACAG GCAGGAGATGAAGCAGCTTTCAAACGCGCTGGATGACGAGAAGAGGATTCGTATCGGTTTACAG ATGGAAGTAGAGCAGATAAAGAAGAGCCTGTCGAAATGA